TCGTCGCCGTCGCGATCGTGTACGCGGCCTCGATACTCGGGATCGTCACCCCCGAGGCGCTGGGCATCCCGGGCGCCTAGCCCCGACCGAAATCGATCGCTACCGGAAACAGATGCGATATTCCCAGCCGGAGAGAACGACGGCAATCGCTTTTTCACCGCGGACGAGTGTCTCGCATACGCCCGATGTACGAGACACTCCTCGTTCCAACCGACGGCAGCGACCAGGCGGCGGTCGCCGCGAGCCACGCGATCGACATCGCAGCGACGCGGTCGGCGACGGTCCACGTCCTCTCGGTCGTCGACGACCGCGCGTTCCTCGTCCTCGACGAGGACCGCGTCGAGACGGTTCGCGAAGACCTGCGAGCGAACGCCCGCGACGCGATCGACGACGTCGCGACGAGCGCGGCGGCCCGCGACCTCGCGGTCGAGACGGCCACCGACACGGGCCACCCCGCCGAATGCATCGTCGACTACGCGGCCGACCGCGACGTCGACATGATCGTGATGGGGACCAGCGGCGACGAGTACGAGACCAACGTCGTCGGAAGCGTCTCCCAGCGGGTCGTTCGCGAGGCCCCCGCGCCCGTCCTGACCGTCGGACCGGACGTCGAGGGCTGACCGGGGTCTGCAACCACATAGATTGATGTGTAACCCGTCGCTAGTAGGGAGAACATGCGTCGATCGCTCGTGATTGCGCTCGCGTTATTCGTTCTCGCCCTGCTCTTCGTCGGCGGCCCCTCGTTGCTGTTCTCTCCCTCGACCGAGTCCGTCTCCCCGAACGAGACGGAGGTGTCGCCCAAGATGACCGAACTCGAGGACTCCGAAAGCCGGTTCTGGCGATACTTGAGCCCCGAGGAGCGGTTCAAGCAGCGGAGTCCGATCAACGTGATCGTTCGCGGCGACGTCGACGACGTCGAGCGGGTGTTGACCGAAGCTAGCGACGGCGACTGGGCGGAAATCAACGAGAGCGAGGTCGAAGCGGGACCGGAGACCTACACGCTCACCGGCGGCGGCAACCGCTCCGACGATCCCGAGGACAACGAGACGGCGGGCAACGAGCCGACCGTCGACGAGCCGCCCGCGAACGACACCCCCAACGACTCCGAGGCGGCCAACGACTCGTCGGGTCCCGTCCCCAACCTCGAGTGGGGCGAAGCCGACGGCGGCACTCGCTACGCCTACCTCGATCCCGGCCCCGACGAGCCCGGCTACTGGACGACCGAGACGCGGCAACTCGAGGACGGCGACTACTACGGCCAGCGCTACCACATCAGGCTCTACGAGAGCCCCAACGAGGACGACCAGTGGGTGATCATGCAGACCCACTCGGAACACTTCGATTGGTTCACGCTCCGCCACCGCGTCCACGGCTCCCAGGACGCCCAGACGAAAGTCGAGAACGACTTCATGAAGCATCCGCGCGTCGACGTCGAGGAGGACGTCCGCAGAGTGTACCTGAACAACAGGAACTCCAGCGACGCCGACGGCTGGGCGACCGTCGTCGATCTCACCGGGATGATCCTCCTGCCCGGGGCCGTCGGACTCGTCGCGCGCAGACGCGATCGGCTGCTGCGGGCCGACACCGGCAGCCAGACCGACCCCGAACGCATCGCCGACCGAGCGCCGTCGGCCATCGACGACCACTTGACGGACGTCGACCGCCGGCGGATCGCGGCCGCCTACGACCGGATCGAGGTCGGCCACCTGCTCCTCGTCGGCACCATCGTCGGACTCTACTTCGCCGTGCGCTTCGGCGGCCTCGGCCTCGAGCGTCACACCGACTTCCTCACCCCACACCAGATCGCCGGCCTGCTGTACCCGGTGCTCGCCGTCGGAATTCCGACCGCGACCTACCTGGTCGCCGGGACGCTCACTCGCCGGCTCGACGCCGCGCTCGTCGCCGCGGGCTCGCTGGCCGCCGCGATCTGGCTCGATTACGGCTACCTCGGCGTCGATTCGCTGCCCGTCGACGTCGTCCTCCAGCGCATGCTCGTCGTCGTCGCGCTGGGACTGATCGCCGGCGGCGCGGCCAAACGTGCGACCCGCGAGTCGCGGTTCAACGACATGCTGGTCGCGGGCGTCGCGCTCTGGGTGCTCGTCCTCTCCGGAACGCTGTTAGGCTACTTCTGAGGGCGGCTCGCGGCTTTCTTTCTTCCGGAGCGTTCTGAAAAACGACCGATCTGTGGAGGGCGACACCTAAAAGCCTCGGCCGTCATTGTCTATACGAAATGGCTCGCCCATCCCGCCAGCGCGAACGCGAATCAGCATCGACCGAAACCACAGACCAACGCGAGCGCGAGCGGGCGTGTGACGAGTGTTCCGACGGAACGCTCGTCACCAGCGAAGATCAGGGCGAACTCGTCTGTGACCAGTGCGGGCTCGTCGTCGAGGGCTCGAACATCGACCACGGCCCGGAATGGCGCGCGTTCAACCACTCCGAGCGACAGAGCAAGTCCCGCGTCGGCGCGCCGACGACCCAGACGATGCACGACAAGGGGCTGACGACCTCCATCGACTGGAAGAACCAGGACGCCTACGGCCGCTCGATCTCCGCGGACAAGCGCAGTCAGATGCGCCGCCTGCGCAAGTGGCAGGAACGCATCCGCACCAAGGACGCCGGCGAACGCAACCTGCAGTTCGCCCTCAGCGAGATCGATCGGATGGCCTCCTCGCTGGGCATTCCGCGGTCGGTCCGCGAGGTCGCCTGCGTCATCTACCGGCGCGCGTTAGACGAGGACCTCATCCGCGGGCGCTCCATCGAGGGCGTCGCCACCAGCACCCTCTACGCCGCCTGCCGCATGGAGGGCATCCCCCGCAGCTTAGAGGAGGTCGCCGCCGTCTCCCGCGTCGAACGCAAGGAGATCGGCCGCACCTACCGCTACGTCGCCCAGGAGCTCAGCCTCGAGATGGAGCCCGTCGACCCGAAACAGTACACGCCGCGCTTTTGCTCGGAGCTCGACCTCTCGGAGGAGGTCCAGGCCAAGGCCACCGAGATCATCGACACGACGACCGAGAAGGGGCTGCTGTCGGGCAAGTCGCCCACGGGCTACGCCGCCGCCGCGATCTACGCCGCCTCGCTGCTCTGTAACGAGAAGAAGACCCAGCGCGAGATCGCCGAGGTCGCGCAGGTGACCGAGGTGACCATTCGAAACCGGTATCAGGAGCAGATCGAAGCGATGGGCATCTAGCCGCTGGCGCGAACGCGAACGGGATTCCCACAGCCGTCGCGGCCGAGTAGACGACTGGATTTCGACTGGCGTTTCTAATTCCCGACGGATAGCGAGTACTAACGCGTCGTATCGCGGCGATTCGCGTCACTACTCGGCTGCGAGTGAGCGGGAGAAGTATGCGCCGGCCGGGAATTGAACCCGATGGCAAGACCTCACTTCGTTCGGTCTTGCGTGATTCAATTCTCCTTATGGCGCATTCACTCCTCACGTTCGTTCGTCGCAGAAATGCGCCGGCCGGGAATTGAACCCGGGCCGCGAGCTTGGGAAGCTCGAGTCCTACCACTGGACCACCGGCGCTCACTTCGTTCGCGCCGTCATTCGACGGACGTCGTCCGTCTCATCACCGGCGCTCGTATCGAGGTGAGGCGCCGGCTCGTATTAAAAGAAACGGACGACGGCTCCGACGGCTGACGGCTCATCGGCCGCCGGGCAACGGTGCGATCACGACGCGAGCGGGGACTGGCCGGTCATGACCGCCATCATCTGTTCGGCGACGTACTCGTCGTCGATCTTGTAGTGGGCCTTGCGGATCGCCTCGGTCTCCCAGCGGTGGTCCTCGAGGAATCGGATGGCGTCCTGGTTCGTCGCCGGCAGACTCTGGTACACCTTATCGTACTCGTTCTCGGCGGCCCACTGGAGCCCCCGCTCGAGGAGATTGCTGCCGATCCCGTGACCGCGGTACTCCTCGAGCACGCCCATGGTCAGCTCCGCGGTATGCGAGAGCTTCGCGTAGTTGGGCGCCTGCAGGTGGACCCAGCCGACGACGTCGTCGTCGACCGTCGCGACGAAGAAGATCCGAGACGTGATGTCGTTGTGTCGGAAGACGACCTCCTCGTGGTCGAGCAGGTCGACGACGGTCTCGGCGACGAGGTAGTCGTTCTCTTCGGCGACCTGTCGCATCACGCCCACGATCCCCTGCAGATCGCTCTGTTCGGCCGGCCGGATCGTGTACTCCAGCTCGTCGGTCGTGTGCGTCTTCTCTTCGCCGATGTCGATCGCCAGCCGCACGAGCCCCTCCTCGGTCTCGACGTACCCGTCGTCCTCGAGGGTCGAGAGCGTCTCCCCGAGTTCGTCGTCGTCGAACCCGAATTCCGCTTTCAACTGTTGTCGTTCGACGGCCCCGTTTCGCTCGACGAAGTCGTACACCGCCCGCTGGACGTCGGTTTCGAAGTCGCGTTGTTCGATTGCCTGCATGGGAGAGCGTTCTCCGTCGGCGTATTTAGTGATTGGTAGAAGTTAACATAGAACACAGTTTGGCTGGGGAGAATAGCTCCCGGCTGTGGTTCTCTGGGACGGCATTCGCTCGAGTCGCTACTGGGGCGTCCCAGCGGGACCGAACGCGGAAACGGGCGCTGCGCCGGCCGGAGATTGAGCCCGGGCTGCCGGCCAGAGAGGTTCACGTCCTTCCACGAAACCACCCGCGCTCATTTCGTTCGCTCGTTCCCCGTGGCTCGCAACTCCCTCGAATTCGCTCACCACCGGTGCTCACCGACGCCTCGCGGCCGATTTCGCTTCACCGTCCCGCTCCTCCTCGAGACCGTTCCCCGCGACGGGTCATCGATCGGACGCGCGTCCAGTTTTTGCCCCGGAGGCGAGGCTATTAGGACGGGCCAGCCGTACGAACGCCCAGACAGATGCTCGACCTTCGCTTCTCGGAGGCGGAACTGGAACGGCGACGCGATCACATTACCGACTTCGTTCAGTCCCAGGTCGACGCCGCGGGGGCCGACGGCGCCGTCCTCGGACTTTCCGGGGGGATCGACAGCACGCTCACCGCCCACCTCGCCGTCGAGGCGCTGGGCGCCGAGAACGTCCACGGGCTCGTCCTTCCGGCCCGGGTCAGCAGCGAGGGGAACATGAGCGACGCCGAACGCGTCGCCCGGGACCTCGAGATCAGCTACGACGTCATCGAGGTCGAGTCGATCGTCGACGCGCTGCTGAAGGCCTACCCCGAAGCGGAAGGCGACCGCGAGGCCGTCGGGAACGCCCGCGCACGCGTCCGGGCCGTCCTGAACTACCTCGTGGCGAACCACGAGGACCGGCTGGTTCTGGGCACGGGCAACCGCAGCGAGGCCGCGGTCGGCTACTTCACCAAGTACGGCGACGGCGCGGTCGACTGCCACCCGATCGGCAACCTCTACAAGGCACAGGTTCGCCAGCTGGCCCGTCACGTCGGCGTCCCCGAGGAACTCGCGGCGAAGACGGCCACCGCGGAGCTGTGGGCCGACCAGACCGACGAGGACGAGCTGGGCGTCAGCTACGAGACGCTCGACTCGATCCTGGCGACCCACGTCGACGGTCCCCTGTCGGTCGACGCGACGGCCCGCCTGCTCGAGGTCGAGGCGGAGACCGTCGAGACGGTCCGCGGGATGTACGAACGCAGCGAGCACAAACGGCGGGTGCCGCCGGCGCCGGAGCCGCTGGACTGAGCGCGGTCAGTCGGCCCGCGACCGCCAGTTCGGCTCGAGGAGCCCGTACCAGTACGTGTCCTGGTAGTCGCCGTCGACGAACACCTCGTCGCGATGGATCCCTTCCTTCGTGAATCCGACCGACTCGAGCAGCCGCTGCGAGGCCTCGTTGAACTCGAACACGCGGGCCGTGACCTTGTGCAGGCCGAGCTGGTCGAAGCCGTAGGTGACGAACCGCTCGACCGCGTCGGTGGCGTACCCCTGCCGGTGGTAGTCGGGCGCGATCCAGTAGCCGATCTCCGCCCGATCGGCCTCCCGGTCGATCCCGTTGAAGGCGATCGTCCCGACCGGGGTCGAGTCGGTGACGATCAGGAGGTTCACCGTGTCGTCGTCGCAGACGACGTCCTCGAAGAACTGCCGTTCCCGCTCGCGGTTGACGGGTCGCGACCGGCCGATCGGTCGCCAGACGCGCCGGTCGTTGACCGCCGGCCGCAGGAACTCGAGGTCGGCCTCCTCGATCGGTCGGAGATCGACGCTGTCGCCGGAGAGGAACACCGAGTCGGGCATTGATCCACCCTCATCGTGAAACGGCAAAAACATTTCTGAGAGAACAGGTCTTGCGGCACCGCCGCCTCGTCCGCCAGTCGCTACTCGAGGACGGCGTCGATATCGTCCGCGTGAGCCGCGACGAGGTCGCCGAACGCCCGCGCCTCGAGCCGTTCCTGCGTGGCGCGCTCGCCGTCGTCCCGAATCCGGCGTTTCAAGACGGCGAGCGCGTCGGGCGCGTTCTCGGCGATCTCCTCGGCGACCGTCCGCGGCTCGGCTTCGATTCTCGAGATGAGGCCCATGCGCAGGGCGGCGTCGGCGTCGACGGCCCGCCCCGAGAGCGCGAACTCGAGGGCGTCCCCCTCGCCGAGCACGCGAGGCAGGCGGACGGTGCCGCCCCAGGCGCCGAACAGCCCGAACGTGACGCCGGGCTCGCCGTAGGTCGAGTCGGGCGTCCCGACGCGGACGTCGCAGGCCAGCGCGAGTTCGAGGCCGCCGCCGCGGGCGGGGCCGTCGATGCCGGCGACGACGACCGCCGGCGAGTCCTCGATCTTCCGGGCGACCCGCTGGCCCAGCCGGGCGAACTCGACGGCCCGCTCGCGGTCGCCGTCGAGATCGGCGACCGCCTCGAGGTCCGCGCCCGCGGAGAACGCCTCGCCGCGTCCGCGGAGGTAGATCACCGGCTCCTCGGCGTCTTCGATCGCCGTCTCGAGGGCCTCGAGGCCCGCGACGGTCAGCGCGTTGCGCGCGTCGGGGCGGTCGATCGTCACGGTTCGAATCGATCGGTCGACGTTACTGTCCACATCGATCATGTGCGCGAGTCTACCGGACGTTTCCAAAGGTCTTTGGCTCCCCCGTCGTAAGCCGCTATCAATGGATCGAGCCGACAGCTGTCGGCGTGCCGCCTACGAAGCCGTCGCGGACGTGGAGCCGCCGGCGCTGCACGACCGCATCGAGACCACCCTCACTGAAGCATCGATGGTCCCCGGCGTACTGACACTCGAGAGCGCCGCAACTACGGCCGACGGACGCGCCGTCGCCGACTCCGAGCGCAGCGGGGAGACCGACCGCGGTCGCACACAGCGCCGCGGCCGGGACGGAGACCGCGACAGCGACGCGCTCGCGACCCAGGCGGCCGGCGTCCAGCTCATCTACGAGGGGCTGCGGCTGACGCGGTCGCTCGCCCACGACGAACCCTGGGCCGCCGAGGGGAACGGCGACGACGAGAGCGACCTCGCGATCCTCGCCGCCGACATCCTCGTGGCCCGCGGCTTCTACCTGCTCGCTCGCACCGACGCCGCCGGCAAGGCGGTCCGGACCGTCCAGAAATTCGGACGCGACCAGACCCGCCGCGACGCGGTCGCCGATCGCTCGCGTGCGGCGGCCGCCGGTGCCGACGGCGAGCCCACACCGGACGACGACGAGGCGAGAGCGATCGACGCCAACCTCGAGCGCGATATCCTCGAACTCGCGGTCCGAACGGGCGCCGCCGCGGTCGGCGACGCGCCGTCCCAGCGGCTGCTCGCCACCGCCGAGACCCTCGCCGAGACCGTCGGCACCTCTTTCCCGCCGGCAGCGGACTGTCTCGCCGATCTCGAGCCGATGCCCTCCGAACAGTCCCTCGAGGATCCGACGACCGATCGAGCGACGTCGGCGACCGATCCCTGAGTGTGGGTTCGAGTGGCCCGCTACACAGCCCCACGCCCCACCGCAAATCGAAAGCCCTAAAGACGACTCGAGTCAACGAAGAAGTGCGCGCCTGGGTAGCTTAGCGGTAAAGCGCGTCCTTGGTAAGGACGAGAGCCCGGGTTCAAATCCCGGCCTAGGCTCTTATCAGTTTGTTGCTAATCTCGCACAGAACCTTCTCTTGAGAACTCTCTGAGCAGGACTCCAAGTGTTTCTGAAGGGCGTAGTGAAAACGCTTCTATGGACTCCCTCTCATAGCAGACACACTCATAGCAGACACACTATCGAATCGCGCGCGAGTCTCTCGGCCCCGAATTCAGATCGCCGCCTCCAGTGAAACGGTCTAGTACTGATCGAGCCTCGGTAGCGACGTTACGTATCGGGGGTGATCTGACCGCAACAACTCCCGGTTCCTCCAGTAGCTAGCAAAAAAGCGCGGAATACAGCGGACGCATTCGTCGAATTCGAATGATTACTGGCGGTCAAGGGGTCGTTCCGGGTCTGCTCCTATCCCGTTGGTCAATTTCATTGGGAGGATACGGATAGCGGGAGTTCAACCCAATGGCCCGGCCAATCGCGGCGAGAACGGGAAACAGGACGCGCTGGAGAGTCCGTGGCGGCTGCGCTGGAACGACTACAGCAGGGTACGTCCGAATGAGAAGCACCGTCTGGAGGACGCCGATCACGCCCGATAGTTCACCGACTGCGTGGATGGCTGCAAACCGCGCGGTCAGGAACTCCCGCCACCGCCCGGGTGGAGTCACTTCGCGTCTGAATCGGGCTGACTCCGACTCGGTGTATGACACGTGAGGTGTGTTCGGTGGAATGACGATCGCCTCACCAGCACCGACCTTGTACGTCTCTCCATCTGATTCGACTACGAGCTGCCCCGAACGAACGTCGAACCGTTCCTCGGTGTCGGGATGGTAGTGCATCGGTGGTGGCTCGAGGTTTGCCGGCCGCGATTCGTCCCAGATCAGTCGTTCCTCACTGGAGGCGGACTCGTCGAATCAATCTCTCTGGAGGCTTTTAGAACGGGCGTGCGAAATACAGAGAATCTACTCAGAGTGCGATTCATTCACACCGAGAGCGTGTTACCGGATCAGAGCCGACTGCTCTTCGAGTGATTTTGAATCCGCCCTGACCGATGCGTATACTCGCTCGGCCCACTCGCGCGCAATCGGCGCGTCCGTATCGACGAACACCTGCATAAGACCGGTGGTCTCGTCGTAGCCCCCGATCCCGACGCGGTCGTCGAACAGCGCGAGACCGTACGGCAGGTCTTCGCGCGTTCGGAGAGTCAAGTGTCCGCGATCGATCGCTTCGCGGGCGCGCTCGGGGTACGTCTCGAAGAGTTTCTCGACGATGTGCGGCAGGTAGATGATCTCGGTGTCGGTTTCGTCGAACACCCGCCGGTGGAACTCGCCGAGGACCAGCGGTGCCATGTGCGTCGTGTTGAACCCCCGGAACGTCGCCGACTCGTTGGCGAGCGCGACGAACCGCTCGACCGGTTTGTAGGGATCGTCCGGTTCGGCGACGGTGATCGTCGCGTCTACGAACGGCTCGAGGATGAAGTCCCGGTGATCCTCACAGACCGCGTCCAGAAGCGGCGTCATTCTGTGTGCGGTCCGCACGTTCGCCTCGAATCGGAGGACTTCCTCGGCGATGACTGCGCCGCGCCAGGTCAACTGGAATCGGCCATCGACTTTCTCGACGAAACCCCGCTCGTCGAGCCACTGCGTGTACCGGTGGCTCGTCGCCCGCGAGACGTCGAGGCGCGCTTCGATTTCCCGCCGATCGAGCGGTTCCGAAAGCAGCGCTTCGAGGACGGGGCCGTGCCTGACGATGTCGCCGAGGAGGTCCGTATCGATACGATCACCCGCGGCGTCCAGACGCTGGCCGAGGTAACGACGGTTCCGTTCGTTTTCTAGAATCGCCTCGAGGACCGGCGAGCCCGGTGGTAGCCGACTATCCCTGTCCGATCGGTCGCCTTGGTCAGGCACCATGTGACTCACTCTCTAGACAGAGGAAGGCACTGATAGTAACTCTATCCCGTACCTGGTCCGAAACTCGTCTCACCGCTTGAAACGGTACTCTCGATGCCGAACGCTACTCGATGGGTGAGGCCAACATCCGTGCTGTCGTCCGCTTCTGTATGGCACAACAAGCCATCCCCATCGAACAGATCGAACAGTTCGAAGCCGGACTCCACGGCGATCTGATCCGTCCCGAGGATTCCGACTACGACGACGCGCGCGCGGTCTGGAACGGAATGATCGACAAGCGTCCGGGCCTGATTGCCCGGTGTCGGGGCGTCGGCGACGTCATCAGCGCGGTGAACTTCGCGCGCGAGAACGACCTGCTGGTGGCGGTTCGCGGTGGAGGCCACAACGTCGCCGGAACCGCCGTCTGCGACGACGGGCTCGTCATCGATCTCTCCGGGATGAGGGGTGTATGGGTAGATCCTGACGCACGGACAGGACGGGTCCAGGCCGGTGCCACGTGGGCGGATGTCGATCACGAGACGCAGGCCTTCGGTCTCGCAACGCCGGGCGGGGCCGTTTCGGATACGGGCGTCGCAGGGCTCACTCTCGGCGGCGGCATCGGTCACCTTCGCTGCAAGTACGGGTTGGCCTGCGATAACCTCAGGTCGGTTGAGCTGGTTACCGCAGACGGCGAGTTCGTGACTGCCAGCGAGAACGAAAATACGGACCTCTTCTGGGGTCTTCGCGGTGGCGGCGGTAACTTCGGGGTAGTCACCGGTTTCGAGTTCGACCTCCACCCGCTCGGACCCGAGGTGGCGACCTGTCTCGTATTCTATCCGGGGGACCGAATGCGAGAGTGTCTACGCGCGTACCGCGAGTACGTCGCGTCAGCACCCGACGAAGTCAGCACGCTCACGTTGTCGGGTGTGATGCCCGATGAGGAACTGTTCTCCTCGGACGCGGTGGACGATACCAAAATCGCCATCACGGGCTGTTACGCGGGGTCGGTCGAGGACGGTGAGCGCGCGCTCGCGCCCCTGCGGGAGATCGCCGAACCGATCGCCGACGTCAGCGGGACGATGCCGTACGTGGACTACCAGCGGCTCTTCGACGAGGATCACCCCGACGGGATGCGCTACTACTGGAAGTCGCTGTACCTCGACGGTCTGTCGGACTCCGCCATCGATCGAATCGCGTACTGGACCGATGGAGCACCGTCACCGCTCTCGACGGTCGATGTCTGGCAGTTGGGGGGCGCGATCGAACGAGTGGACGTCGAAGACAGTGCGTTCGCGGGACGGCACGCTCCCTTCCTGCTCGGCGTCGAAGCGAACTGGGAGCGCCCGGAGGACGACGACGCGAACGTCGAGTGGGTGCGTGACTGTCTCGACGACATGCGCCAGTTCTCGGACGGGTCGGTGTACCTGAACTTCCCGGGGTTCCTCGAAGAGGGCGACGACATGATGCGGACCACGTTCGGACCGACGTACGAGCGGTTAGTCGCCCTGAAGGACGAGTACGACCCGACGAATCTGTTCAGCCTCAACCAGAACATCACGCCGTCTAAAAACGCCGAGGCCGACGGAGGTGCCTGCCGTGAGTGATCGTGGTGCGGAGACCCCGGTAGTCGGATGCCGGTTATCGACGAACTGGGTCGTCCTACTGAGTATAGCGGTGGGATGCCTGTGCGTCCTACTGGTCGCTCCCGCCCTCGGCGAGTCCGGACAGGCTGCTGCCACGGTCTGTTTCGTGCTGGCTGAAGCGCTCGTCTTGTACGTCGGATACGGGGCGCTGGCGCGGGTTGCTAGCCCGGCCGCCCGTGAAATACTCGTGAGTAGCTGACCGTGGAACCTTTCGGCCTCGGCATCCCGACGATCGGTCTCTTCGTCGGGTTCGGCCTGCTCATCGGCATCCTCTTCGGGTTCTTCGGGATGGGGGGCTCGTTCCTCGTGACGCCGACGCTGTTGGTGATCGGATACCCGGCGCCGGTAGCCGTCGGGAGCGGACTCGCGTTCGTCTTCGGCACCAGTGTTATCGGTGCGCTCAGACACCGCGATCACGGCCAGGTCAGCTACACGCTGGCGGCGGTGATGATTCTCGGAATGACGTTCGGCATCGAGGTCGGCACCCGGATCGTGTTCCTGCTCGCGGATCTCGGCAGCGCTGACGTCGTCATCAGCGCGGCGTACGTTGGCCTTCTCGGCGTTGTCGGACTCTTCGTCCTCCGAGATGCTCGCACTGACGGTACCGAAGTGGGAACGGGTCGAGTCGCTACCGAAGTTCAGTCCATCACGCTCCCACCACTGGTGTCGTTACCTGGCGGTGCGACCGTCTCGGTGTGGGTTATCCTCGCTGTCGGGTCGAGTATCGGCGTCCTCTGTGGATGTCTCGGTGTCGGTGGCGGATTCCTTCTGCTCCCCGTCATGGTCTACGGGTTCGGCATTCCCACTGCAATCGCCGCTGGAACCAGCGCCCTCCAGATTTCGATTTCGGGTGCGTTCGGGACGTTCGTCTACGCCCAGTCGAACGCCGTCGAAATCCCCGTCGTCGCCGCGTTGCTCGTCGGAAGCGGTTTCGGTGCTCGCATCGGTGCAGGTGCGACACGTCTCGTAAACGAATCCGACCTCAAGGGATACTTCGCCGGTATGCTGCTCGCTGGGAGTGTTGCCACCGCAAGTAAGCAGGCGAGTGCGGTATACGAAGTCGAGACGCTCGAGACGGTGAGCGTAGTCCTCATCTTTGGAACTGCAGCTCTGATCAGTGGTGCGATTGTCCGCGCGTCGATCGATTCGCTCGGAACGGATCGACAGCGTGAGCCGCCATGGACCCACTAACTACTAGCACGGCTTCGACTGATACGACGACGGAGGCCGAACGATAAATTGTCCGTCAGTCTGTTGTGGTTTCCGCAGTAATATTGCGGGATTCTTTCGTCGGAACTGAAGTAACTACTGCACCCTATGGCAACAGCTAACACAATACGCGTTGTAACCGCCAGTGGCGCTTGCTCCGATGTCCGGGTATCGAAGGAGATTCTGTCGTGGTAGGCGCAACGACTGGAGGGGACCCATGGCAACATCACTAGCGATCAATACGGAAGCGGTACAACACGGTTGCAACACCAGATGCAGGGGAGCGAGATGACTGACTTCATCGCGTATATCGACCGATCTGTGGTGCACGACGGAAAGTTGGACGATCTCAAACCGGCGATGGCGGAGTTAGTGAACTTCGTCGAGGCCAACGAGCCGGATATACTGGCGTACGACGTCTACTTTAGCGCCGACGGAGACCGGATGACCGTGATGCATATGCACGCCGATCAGGACTCCTTGGAGTTCCACATGGAGGTGGCGGGTCCGAAGTTTCCCCCGATCGGCGAGTTCATCGATCTCGAATCCATCGACGTGTATGGCCACGTAAGCGAGAGCCTCATCCGGCGGCTGAGGGACAAAGCCTCGGAGTTGGGAAGCGGACGCGTGTTAATCCACGAACTTCACCGAGGCGTCGACCGCGTTCCGGACGAGTGAGTCGAGGAGTAGTCGTCCGGTCGGCGATGTGCAGTTCGAGTGCACGTTTGGGATGGTGGGTCTGACCCTCGGCGGCCGCGTCCACCCGAATTCCCGTTCGCATCACTGTTTGCAGACCCTCGAATTCGAACGCCTCACGCCTCAACGGATCATCCGTTCGCTACTCGAACTGGTGCCCGCAGCGCCCATACATTTGCGGCGCAATAATGGCCCGACGGCGTTCTCGATTCTGCCAGATCTTGCTACTCGGACTGTCTGTAAACTTGGTATCGCTCTCACAAAATCAATAGACGATCCTGAGCTATGCTTTTCTCGAGAACTCACACAGAGCGTTGCTACTACCTCTTGCCAGGATATTTCGTTTGACGGAGGGTCCGTCGTCCGTTTGCCGAGCCCCGGACGGGCGG
This portion of the Haloterrigena gelatinilytica genome encodes:
- a CDS encoding putative quinol monooxygenase, coding for MTDFIAYIDRSVVHDGKLDDLKPAMAELVNFVEANEPDILAYDVYFSADGDRMTVMHMHADQDSLEFHMEVAGPKFPPIGEFIDLESIDVYGHVSESLIRRLRDKASELGSGRVLIHELHRGVDRVPDE
- a CDS encoding helix-turn-helix transcriptional regulator, coding for MVPDQGDRSDRDSRLPPGSPVLEAILENERNRRYLGQRLDAAGDRIDTDLLGDIVRHGPVLEALLSEPLDRREIEARLDVSRATSHRYTQWLDERGFVEKVDGRFQLTWRGAVIAEEVLRFEANVRTAHRMTPLLDAVCEDHRDFILEPFVDATITVAEPDDPYKPVERFVALANESATFRGFNTTHMAPLVLGEFHRRVFDETDTEIIYLPHIVEKLFETYPERAREAIDRGHLTLRTREDLPYGLALFDDRVGIGGYDETTGLMQVFVDTDAPIAREWAERVYASVRADSKSLEEQSALIR
- a CDS encoding sulfite exporter TauE/SafE family protein — translated: MEPFGLGIPTIGLFVGFGLLIGILFGFFGMGGSFLVTPTLLVIGYPAPVAVGSGLAFVFGTSVIGALRHRDHGQVSYTLAAVMILGMTFGIEVGTRIVFLLADLGSADVVISAAYVGLLGVVGLFVLRDARTDGTEVGTGRVATEVQSITLPPLVSLPGGATVSVWVILAVGSSIGVLCGCLGVGGGFLLLPVMVYGFGIPTAIAAGTSALQISISGAFGTFVYAQSNAVEIPVVAALLVGSGFGARIGAGATRLVNESDLKGYFAGMLLAGSVATASKQASAVYEVETLETVSVVLIFGTAALISGAIVRASIDSLGTDRQREPPWTH
- a CDS encoding FAD-binding oxidoreductase; the protein is MAQQAIPIEQIEQFEAGLHGDLIRPEDSDYDDARAVWNGMIDKRPGLIARCRGVGDVISAVNFARENDLLVAVRGGGHNVAGTAVCDDGLVIDLSGMRGVWVDPDARTGRVQAGATWADVDHETQAFGLATPGGAVSDTGVAGLTLGGGIGHLRCKYGLACDNLRSVELVTADGEFVTASENENTDLFWGLRGGGGNFGVVTGFEFDLHPLGPEVATCLVFYPGDRMRECLRAYREYVASAPDEVSTLTLSGVMPDEELFSSDAVDDTKIAITGCYAGSVEDGERALAPLREIAEPIADVSGTMPYVDYQRLFDEDHPDGMRYYWKSLYLDGLSDSAIDRIAYWTDGAPSPLSTVDVWQLGGAIERVDVEDSAFAGRHAPFLLGVEANWERPEDDDANVEWVRDCLDDMRQFSDGSVYLNFPGFLEEGDDMMRTTFGPTYERLVALKDEYDPTNLFSLNQNITPSKNAEADGGACRE
- a CDS encoding DUF7512 family protein, with the protein product MVAPALGESGQAAATVCFVLAEALVLYVGYGALARVASPAAREILVSS